Genomic segment of Danaus plexippus chromosome 5, MEX_DaPlex, whole genome shotgun sequence:
TCTTTGTACTAGTACTTGCATATCACTATGGAACCTTTTTTAGGTCAATTTTGACCTTCTATCAGTGAATGACTGTtttgttagtaatttattCGTTTCCGTTATTTTTTTGCCATCGGTACACTGAGTGAGCACACTACATTTTAAGTCCTCAGATCACTGTAACATCGGGCGCTTACGAATGCATCGCGGATTTAACTATacagtataataatgtttctcaATCTTTGTTTCCTTTGTGTTTTGATGTCAGAAGCACTATGTGAGGTAACTATAACATTAATGACACCGTATTTGACTATCGACCATTTATAATGCTAAAACTTCAGAGAACTAAAGTGTACTTTGACATAATAAAGCTGAATGGATTCCTGTTACAACTATAGTTACATGAAGTCATCGTGATTCGAGACAATACAGTCattgagataaattttaacaaacacaattaagaaataaatgaatatcatAACACAGAAACCACGTAATACGAGTGAATCTGTTCTCAACACGTACGTCAACTACATCAACGCCTCCCACGACCTGGACAAGAGTGATCGCGTCCTGATGAGAAGGTGGTCCGAGGAGTTTCAGCTCCAGCTAGTCAACATCACGTCTCAATACAGACTCGACATGGCGAGACACAGGGAACACAGCTTCATGATCATTAAGGCCAATGCCAAGGTAACAATTCCATTAATCTCTTGAACTGACCGTGTTTGGgtgtattatttatgtctTTGTCATATTGTAGGACAGTTTTTCTGACATTCAATCAGCTGGTAGATTAAtctaacgtttttattttcgaagaaatatatatatatgtatatacatacgtgCATGTTATTGATTATATCACTTCTGTGCGTTTTATTTACACGTGTTTATAATTACAGTAATGTTACTTCCATTCAAATAGtactttattgaaaatataagtctgaatactaagaaaaataacataacataacataataaacgTTATAACTTCCGCAAAACCCAGAAAgagtcttttatttatttgaaactattaattaaattttaaaatacgtatattatattcaaaagcagtactaaaaaaaactttcgaaAAAAATAGTGGAACGAGTGTATTAAATTGCATCGAAATGAAATAGACGACGCTCAGACAATGTATTTGACAAACGAGGCGGAGTGCCTGAAGGACGCCAACGCGAACAAAAATAAGAAGAAACACTCGGTTGTCCAGATGGAGAGGGAGGTAAACAAGCACACGTTCAAAACTCATTatgaaattaacttttaaacataTAGGAGTAATAATAACTTCTGATCTCAAAACTACATCAACGTCTATGATTAATGTATAACATGTTCTTGAAGATGTATGTAGCTATGACCGCGTTCACTTTgcactaaattattatttaattatataatatttctaaaatagaagttcactatatttatatcttaaattaaccgtgttatgtattttcagataaaaaaatggcGGAAAAGctacagatatataataaaacaatgcgAAGCGGAGAGTCCTAAAGACGACGCGGCAGTCGATGACTGTGTCATAGATTATGTCAGGCAATAGTATTCATATTAAGTGTTGgatcttattttaaagttaatgaaaataacttatttaaaggaaaaaaaaaactattaatcgacattaaattattcaatgaaacgttaaattaaaatgacggCTTCAATTGTATTGCCAGTAACAGTAAcgttattccttttttttgtCTGTGCAGATCCAAAGAGACAACTATCATATTGCCTTCCAAAGGCTGATGCTGCTGAAGCTCGAGGCTATGTCGGAGCTGTTCGATCAGATCATCAGCTGTGAGAAGCAATTAGAAGTCTGCTTGAAGGTGACCCTGGCCGAGTACTTGAACTCGGTCAGAACTATCATGGGCTACTTGAATAGGTGTTATAGGAGAGTTGTTGAATGAACGAAATCTTGTTATACCTAagtatctattatattttatagttatgatcaaaggtaatatatatttaaaaaaaatgtgcgtGGAGATCCTCCTCGCGGAAGAAGAGACGCTTCGTAATTGtaagctttaatatttatattaaataataattgtcaatttgaaaataaaatactgccgttaaattatatgtgtatgaaatcaaactaaaaaatatataagtgttataaatatttattaattttaatatagatcaACAAGTACGTGTTTCAGCTAGTCTCACGACGCTCGCTGTTTACTTCGCTGCATAGAAAGAATACTATGCGCGTGTGCTTGGAATCTACCGACTCTCTCCTTCTCTCTCCTACTGTCTACATTTGTATATCTTTCTCGCTTTCTCAGCGTAAAACGTTTAAagcaaccttgttggaagtcgGATAAGAAGTTCCACttcattaactttaaaaaaaaaatatttataaatttacaaaaatatcaacatcagacaatatatatatatatatagaggtACAAATtaacctttatataaataaatgaataaaaaaaaatatttaaaaagataaagcaaattattttaaatattgacacagcaaatattattcattatttaggTAATGCTATTTATAACAGCGATGTTAACTTACGGTAAACTCACCGTTACAAGGTGTCAGAATTAACTCAAACCTGCGACTAGGTTAAGGAACGAGGACGGAGTCGAAGAAAACTCAacgtatgtaaaaaatatatttattattaattcgttGTTACTCACTAGattaaaagctatttacacagcttacaataatatcatgatatttgtacaaaaatataaaactatggcAATGTTAATGGTAATAGTGTTTATAGTCTATGGCGATCACAGAGTTATATATGTGAAGAAATAgaaaagtacaaaaatattgtaccgCTGTCAGGAAACCGTCGTCACAGGAAACATGGAAAGTGTGACAGTTCACAGTTTGCTAGTTTAATGTTTGTCTTACAGTATTATTTACACACATTATAGTACACGGACGTTGTCGGCGTGTCGGCCGGCTCCAAACACACTTGTAGTAAGTTAGACTAGTGCGGGTGTCTGTCTGTGTTACAACACGCCGCCAACATGCATTCGGTATTTACATGACTGTAGAACCAGCTGGACTGCTCAGGGTCGAGGAGGCGGCTCGGGAGTCTCTCTCTCAGGCTTGAACGTACTGCCCTGGGGGTGACAGgtgttgtaataaatacaggATGAAGGAACTgagatgatatttatttaaaaataaaacgttgacTTCAAATCTCGATAAAGATTTTGAATAATTCAGATACAAATAAGCATTTTATTGGTGTATCttgttattcatatattcTACACACCTGGAATCCTAGAGCTGCTTCCAGCGCTGTGGTGGCGTGTTCCAGCTGACGCAGGTCTGGTGTCAGCGTGGCGTAGTCTTCACACCTGGAGCGGCCTCCCTCGATGGTGGCGTACGTGTTGTCCACCTTCATACAACAAtcacaatattaaacataCTTCACCGACACTCATAtagtttcatattatatataacatttctatCCGATGATTATAGTTAgttagtcgtggtggcctggaggttaaaaggcccgcctctcatacgtgagggcgcgggttcggaACCTGGCAAgaaccaatgtgatcttttccgagtcatatgtactttctaagagtatttagacaccactgacggacggtgaaggaaaacatcgtgaggcaacctggtcttataattgtaagattgaaatcgccaacccgtcttgagcaagcgtggtgattaatgctctaaccttctccatgtgagaagaagcCTTTGCTTAGCAGTGGGCTcttataggctgatgatgatgattatagATAGGCGGACGCTGTGATACTATGAGTCAGTCTAACGATTAACTAATGAaaaccaaaattatattactagaaatatttaaattatatcaaagttaTCAATTCTTTCTATGAGGTGTGGGTTTCAATGAAACTTGTAAAGAAAATGGCGGACTCTTATCTTTCAACTCAATTAATTACTTCGTTTATAGACgagtgcgggtgccgggtccatgggAGAGGAGCTTCCACAATGCCTGGGCCTTGCGACTC
This window contains:
- the LOC116769326 gene encoding uncharacterized protein LOC116769326 isoform X1, producing MFLNLCFLCVLMSEALCEKPRNTSESVLNTYVNYINASHDLDKSDRVLMRRWSEEFQLQLVNITSQYRLDMARHREHSFMIIKANAKWNECIKLHRNEIDDAQTMYLTNEAECLKDANANKNKKKHSVVQMEREIKKWRKSYRYIIKQCEAESPKDDAAVDDCVIDYIQRDNYHIAFQRLMLLKLEAMSELFDQIISCEKQLEVCLKVTLAEYLNSVRTIMGYLNRCYRRVVE
- the LOC116769326 gene encoding uncharacterized protein LOC116769326 isoform X2; amino-acid sequence: MFLNLCFLCVLMSEALCEKPRNTSESVLNTYVNYINASHDLDKSDRVLMRRWSEEFQLQLVNITSQYRLDMARHREHSFMIIKANAKWNECIKLHRNEIDDAQTMYLTNEAECLKDANANKNKKKHSVVQMEREIKKWRKSYRYIIKQCEAESPKDDAAVDDCVIDYVRSKETTIILPSKG